The following proteins come from a genomic window of Magnetospirillum sp. WYHS-4:
- the yajC gene encoding preprotein translocase subunit YajC gives MFVSPAFAQAASAAPQDAAGMPFFIMMLALIGVFYFLIIRPQTAQMKKHKDMLAAIRRGDRIVVGGIVGTVTKVIDDKHLTVEIAENIRVRVKREAVASVEAKTEPVKDEPANDSGEDDGPAGGEDKPAKPASAGAALKNLLGGKKS, from the coding sequence ATGTTCGTTTCGCCGGCTTTCGCCCAAGCCGCTAGCGCCGCTCCGCAGGACGCGGCCGGCATGCCCTTCTTCATCATGATGCTGGCGCTGATCGGCGTCTTCTATTTCCTTATCATACGCCCCCAGACGGCGCAGATGAAGAAGCACAAGGACATGTTGGCGGCTATCCGCCGCGGCGACCGCATCGTGGTGGGCGGCATCGTCGGCACGGTGACCAAGGTCATCGACGACAAGCACCTGACGGTCGAGATCGCCGAGAACATCCGCGTCCGCGTCAAGCGCGAGGCCGTGGCCTCCGTCGAAGCCAAGACCGAACCGGTCAAGGACGAGCCCGCCAACGATTCCGGCGAGGACGACGGGCCGGCCGGCGGCGAGGACAAGCCCGCCAAGCCGGCCAGCGCCGGCGCCGCCCTGAAGAATCTGCTGGGCGGCAAGAAGTCCTGA
- the secD gene encoding protein translocase subunit SecD produces MNQFPKWKIALVAIVLVAGLAFLAPNFVSQKTADALPDWLPKRQISLGLDLQGGSHILLEVEVETVIKERLEAMVDAARTELRKAQIKYQGLGIERHAISVTILDAARIDEARNLLRGQDAGIATTVEGGRIVLALTEQAMLERRRAAVDQSIEIVRRRIDETGVREPTIQRQGDDRILVQLPGIDDPERIKALLGKTAKMTFHLVDKTANPLDAQAGKVPPGSVLMQSLERGPDNRPRQYVIQKRVMVSGDSLVDSQPSFDQRTNQPIVNFRFDSVGAKRFGEVTAKNVGELFAIVLDGKVISAPVIREPILGGSGQISGSFTVQEAQDLALLLRAGALPAPLTVIEERTVGPGLGADSIRAGTIATMTGAVLVVIFMVLGYGGFGVMANAALIVNLMLLLAAMSVLGATLTLPGIAGIVLTMGMAVDANVLIFERMREETRLGRSPISAINAGFDRAFTTILDSNLTTLIAAFLLYIFGSGPVRGFAVTLSIGIATSMFTAVTFTKLVVLFWYDRTRPKALNV; encoded by the coding sequence ATGAACCAATTCCCCAAGTGGAAGATCGCCCTGGTGGCGATCGTGCTGGTGGCCGGGCTGGCCTTCCTGGCGCCCAACTTCGTCAGCCAGAAGACCGCCGACGCCCTCCCAGACTGGTTGCCCAAGCGCCAGATCAGCCTGGGGCTCGACCTGCAGGGCGGCTCGCACATCCTGCTGGAAGTCGAAGTCGAGACGGTCATCAAGGAACGGCTCGAAGCGATGGTGGATGCGGCGCGCACCGAACTGCGCAAGGCCCAGATCAAGTACCAGGGCCTGGGCATCGAGAGGCATGCCATATCCGTCACCATCCTGGACGCGGCCCGTATCGACGAGGCCCGCAACCTGCTGCGCGGCCAGGACGCCGGCATCGCCACCACCGTCGAAGGCGGGCGCATCGTGTTGGCGCTCACCGAGCAGGCCATGCTGGAACGGCGCCGCGCCGCCGTCGACCAGTCCATCGAGATCGTGCGCCGCCGCATCGACGAGACCGGCGTGCGCGAGCCGACCATCCAGCGCCAGGGCGACGACCGCATCCTGGTCCAACTGCCGGGCATCGACGATCCGGAACGCATCAAGGCCCTGCTCGGCAAGACCGCCAAGATGACCTTCCACTTGGTGGACAAGACCGCCAATCCGCTGGACGCCCAGGCCGGCAAGGTGCCGCCGGGCAGCGTGCTGATGCAGTCCCTGGAACGCGGCCCCGACAACCGGCCTCGCCAGTATGTAATCCAGAAGCGGGTCATGGTGAGCGGCGACTCGCTGGTGGATTCCCAGCCTTCCTTCGACCAGCGCACCAACCAGCCCATCGTCAACTTCCGCTTCGATTCCGTTGGGGCCAAGCGCTTCGGCGAGGTGACGGCGAAAAACGTGGGCGAGTTGTTCGCCATCGTGCTGGACGGCAAGGTCATCAGCGCCCCGGTGATCCGCGAACCCATCCTGGGCGGTTCCGGCCAGATTTCCGGCAGCTTCACCGTGCAGGAGGCCCAGGACTTGGCCCTGCTCTTGCGTGCCGGCGCCCTGCCCGCCCCCCTGACGGTGATCGAGGAACGCACCGTCGGCCCCGGCCTGGGTGCCGATTCGATTCGCGCCGGCACCATCGCGACCATGACCGGCGCCGTGCTGGTGGTGATCTTCATGGTCCTGGGCTACGGCGGGTTCGGCGTGATGGCGAATGCGGCCCTGATCGTCAACCTGATGCTGCTGCTGGCCGCCATGTCGGTGCTGGGCGCCACCCTGACCCTGCCCGGCATCGCCGGCATCGTGCTCACCATGGGCATGGCGGTGGACGCCAACGTGCTGATCTTCGAACGCATGCGCGAGGAGACGCGGCTGGGCCGTTCGCCCATTTCGGCGATCAACGCCGGCTTCGACCGCGCCTTCACCACCATCCTGGATTCCAACCTCACCACCCTGATCGCCGCCTTCCTGCTCTACATCTTCGGGTCCGGCCCGGTGCGCGGCTTCGCGGTGACCTTGAGCATCGGCATCGCCACCTCGATGTTCACCGCCGTCACCTTCACCAAGCTGGTGGTCCTGTTCTGGTACGACCGGACCCGGCCCAAGGCCCTGAACGTCTGA
- the secF gene encoding protein translocase subunit SecF → MRRLVLVRHDVNFDFIGRRILFIAVSAFIVLASFLSIAVQGLELGIDFRGGIMMDIRTKEAADIGALRSKLNDLNLGDVSLQQFGGPTDFLINLPQQPGGEAAQQGAVNKVKEALGTSVEYRRTEVVGPKVGRELMIGGIISVVVSLLAILAYVWFRFEWQFALAGVAALAHDVVTTVGLFSIFGLQFDLTILAAVLTIAGYSINDTVVIFDRVRENMRKYKTMPIPELLNKSNNETLPRTVMTAGTVFLTVLALLFLGGETLRGFSVAMVWGTIAGTYSTVCVAVPLLLYLKLRRPTAAEEGEAAVEQTAP, encoded by the coding sequence ATGCGCCGGCTCGTCCTCGTCCGCCACGACGTCAACTTCGATTTCATCGGCCGCCGTATCCTGTTCATCGCCGTTTCGGCCTTCATCGTGCTGGCTTCCTTCCTGTCCATCGCGGTGCAGGGGCTGGAACTGGGAATCGACTTCCGCGGCGGCATCATGATGGACATCCGCACCAAGGAAGCGGCCGACATCGGCGCCCTGCGCTCCAAGCTGAACGACTTGAACCTGGGGGACGTGTCCCTGCAGCAATTCGGCGGCCCCACCGACTTCCTTATCAACCTGCCGCAGCAGCCGGGTGGCGAGGCGGCACAACAAGGCGCGGTCAACAAGGTCAAGGAAGCCCTGGGGACCAGCGTCGAATACCGGCGCACCGAGGTGGTGGGCCCCAAGGTGGGCCGCGAACTGATGATCGGCGGCATCATCTCGGTGGTGGTGTCGCTGCTGGCGATCCTGGCCTACGTCTGGTTCCGCTTCGAATGGCAGTTCGCCTTAGCCGGCGTCGCCGCCCTGGCCCATGACGTGGTGACCACGGTGGGTCTGTTTTCCATCTTCGGCCTGCAGTTCGACCTGACCATCCTGGCGGCGGTGCTGACCATCGCCGGCTATTCCATCAACGACACGGTGGTGATCTTCGATCGCGTGCGCGAGAACATGCGCAAGTACAAGACCATGCCGATCCCGGAACTGCTCAACAAGAGCAACAACGAAACCCTGCCCCGCACAGTGATGACCGCCGGCACCGTGTTCCTGACCGTGCTGGCGTTGCTGTTCCTGGGCGGCGAGACCCTGCGCGGCTTTTCCGTCGCCATGGTCTGGGGCACCATCGCCGGCACCTATTCCACGGTCTGCGTGGCGGTGCCGCTGCTGCTCTACCTGAAGCTCCGCCGGCCCACCGCGGCGGAGGAAGGCGAAGCGGCGGTCGAACAGACGGCCCCGTGA
- a CDS encoding Mth938-like domain-containing protein, whose protein sequence is MSGTTVNPLPLEGKPVVQSYGEGRFGIAGRVHEGSVLILGGEVRPWPAAEATLDTLAAVGYGPGILVVGCGARFTLPPAGLGEALKARGWALEWMDTGAACRTFNLLQSEDRPSAAALIAVE, encoded by the coding sequence GTGAGCGGCACCACCGTCAATCCCCTGCCCCTGGAGGGCAAGCCGGTCGTCCAGTCCTACGGCGAGGGTCGTTTTGGTATCGCCGGCCGGGTCCACGAAGGCTCGGTCCTGATCCTGGGCGGCGAGGTGCGCCCCTGGCCGGCCGCCGAGGCAACCCTCGACACCCTGGCCGCCGTCGGCTACGGACCCGGCATCCTGGTGGTGGGCTGCGGCGCCCGCTTCACCCTTCCTCCGGCCGGCCTCGGCGAAGCGCTGAAGGCGCGCGGCTGGGCGCTGGAATGGATGGACACCGGCGCCGCCTGCCGCACGTTCAACCTGCTGCAATCCGAAGACCGCCCCTCGGCCGCCGCCTTGATCGCCGTGGAATAG